The following proteins are co-located in the Haloplanus sp. HW8-1 genome:
- a CDS encoding DUF7322 domain-containing protein, whose protein sequence is MPVDPQGDDADDLGPEERAARLGPDPPTAPSPDTDPSDVDPEIRGLFWRSVLMANVAVFCLAFGPMLAFFRGQWTVGAGVVLIGLLAGLRVYHLYRIFQGRDDHEDPSERNP, encoded by the coding sequence GTGCCGGTCGATCCGCAGGGCGACGACGCCGACGACCTCGGGCCCGAAGAGCGGGCGGCGCGACTCGGCCCCGATCCGCCGACCGCCCCGTCGCCCGACACCGACCCCAGCGACGTCGATCCCGAGATCCGGGGGCTGTTCTGGCGGAGCGTACTCATGGCCAACGTGGCGGTGTTCTGTCTCGCCTTCGGCCCGATGCTCGCGTTCTTCAGGGGACAGTGGACCGTCGGTGCCGGGGTCGTCCTGATCGGACTCCTCGCCGGTCTCCGCGTGTACCACCTCTACCGCATCTTCCAGGGCCGGGACGACCACGAGGACCCGTCCGAGCGGAACCCCTAA
- a CDS encoding DUF7346 family protein, which yields MRTVRDDDGDRYLLVKRSSESSLVRDPETGAERYVSNDELSVDDGTAPLTTAAGAVPPAVRRVLTATPNDRALGLLVELVDRGPVAVRTLLDAYDLCESDLHGLLAEFRAAGLIAEARVAGERGYEATETTREAVETLREGDRVSPR from the coding sequence ATGCGAACCGTCCGGGACGACGACGGAGATCGCTATCTGCTCGTGAAGCGGTCGTCGGAGTCGAGTCTCGTCCGCGACCCCGAGACCGGGGCCGAACGCTACGTGTCGAACGACGAGTTGTCCGTCGACGACGGAACCGCACCGCTGACGACTGCCGCGGGGGCGGTCCCCCCGGCGGTGCGACGAGTCCTCACCGCGACGCCGAACGACCGTGCCCTCGGCCTCCTCGTCGAACTCGTGGATCGCGGTCCGGTCGCGGTCCGGACGCTCCTCGACGCCTACGATCTCTGTGAGAGTGATCTCCACGGACTGCTCGCGGAGTTTCGGGCGGCCGGCCTGATCGCGGAGGCACGGGTCGCCGGCGAGCGTGGCTACGAGGCGACCGAGACGACGCGAGAGGCGGTCGAGACACTCCGTGAGGGCGACCGAGTCAGTCCTCGGTGA
- the mre11 gene encoding DNA double-strand break repair protein Mre11 — protein MTRVIHTGDTHVGYRQYHSPERRQDFLDAFEAVIDDAIGSAADGDDASSAGGRTPSLDAVVHAGDLFHDRRPDLPDLLGVLSALRRLAAADVPFLAVVGNHEATRGSQWLDLFSDLGLATRLGDEPTVVGDTAFYGLDHVPRSRRDALDYDFAPHDADAAALVAHGLFTPFAHADWDTETVLAEATVDFDAMLLGDNHVPDRAQVDGTWVTYCGSTERASADERDARGYNLVEFGRDVGGDETVDVRRRSLDTRPFVFVDVELAAGEGVDRVREQVRQHDLADAVTVVSITGEGDPVTPAGIEEAAIEEGTLLARVTDHRAVGGDASAPDAEVEFGDPDAAVRERVREMDLSTTGRRLDETVRDEGLADANVRDRVASLVADAVDDGALDADTADDADADPTATADPENGTADPDDQVSMEDFL, from the coding sequence ATGACACGGGTGATCCACACCGGCGACACCCACGTCGGCTACCGCCAGTATCACTCGCCGGAGCGCCGGCAGGACTTCCTCGACGCCTTCGAGGCGGTAATCGACGACGCGATCGGCTCCGCCGCCGACGGCGATGACGCCTCTTCCGCCGGCGGGCGGACGCCGTCCCTGGACGCCGTCGTTCACGCGGGTGATCTCTTCCACGACCGCCGTCCCGACCTCCCCGACCTCCTCGGCGTGCTCTCGGCGCTCCGCCGCCTCGCGGCCGCCGACGTGCCCTTCCTGGCCGTCGTCGGCAACCACGAGGCGACGCGCGGGAGCCAGTGGCTCGATCTCTTCTCGGATCTCGGACTGGCGACCCGTCTCGGCGACGAACCGACCGTCGTCGGCGACACCGCGTTCTACGGCCTCGATCACGTCCCCCGGTCCCGGCGCGACGCCCTCGACTACGACTTCGCCCCGCACGACGCGGACGCCGCCGCGCTGGTGGCCCACGGGCTGTTCACCCCCTTTGCCCACGCGGACTGGGACACAGAGACGGTGCTCGCGGAAGCGACCGTCGACTTCGACGCGATGTTGCTCGGCGACAACCACGTCCCCGACCGCGCGCAGGTCGACGGCACGTGGGTCACCTACTGCGGGTCGACCGAGCGGGCGAGTGCCGACGAGCGTGACGCACGCGGGTACAACCTCGTCGAGTTCGGGCGCGACGTGGGCGGCGACGAGACGGTCGACGTCCGGCGCCGATCGCTCGACACCCGCCCGTTCGTCTTCGTCGACGTGGAACTGGCCGCGGGCGAGGGGGTCGATCGGGTCCGCGAGCAGGTCCGCCAGCACGACCTGGCCGACGCGGTGACCGTGGTGTCGATCACCGGCGAGGGCGACCCCGTCACCCCCGCGGGGATCGAGGAGGCGGCGATCGAGGAGGGGACGCTCCTGGCGCGTGTGACCGACCACCGGGCGGTCGGCGGCGACGCGAGCGCCCCCGACGCGGAGGTCGAGTTCGGCGACCCCGACGCCGCCGTCCGTGAGCGTGTCCGCGAGATGGATCTCTCGACGACCGGTCGGCGCCTCGACGAGACGGTCCGAGACGAGGGACTGGCGGATGCGAACGTCCGCGACCGGGTCGCCTCCCTCGTCGCCGACGCCGTCGACGACGGCGCCCTCGACGCCGACACGGCCGACGATGCGGATGCGGACCCGACCGCGACGGCGGATCCCGAGAACGGGACGGCCGACCCCGACGACCAGGTGTCCATGGAGGACTTCCTGTGA
- the rad50 gene encoding DNA double-strand break repair ATPase Rad50 encodes MRFDRIRLRNFRPYADADLDLRDGVTVIHGLNGSGKSSLLEACFFALYGSKALPGTLDEVVTNGADETEIDLWFTHDGASYHVHRRLRQSGDRTSTADCTLDGPDVTVEGARDVRGFVADLLRMDAEAFVNCAYVRQGEVNQLINASPDQRQDVIDDLLQLGRLEEYRERAATARLGVEDVRSEKRGELSKVASQIEAKEAENLHGRLDDLETDLSDVNDRIDRYEQQREKAERTKDEAEAILEEHETKRERLDEVEAEIEELEASIREAESERETRRERIREARERIDELEAAIDERLDAAGLDGATTSAIERRREELTAREESVREARTEANASATGLDNQATNLAEKAEDLIDRADRADERAAESREAARAAEESAEEHESRIEELAAEEADLVAAFEDAPVARGEAADRRADLRERRAEARERVAELDATLSSVRERVAEAEELLAAGKCPECGQPVEDSPHADRIEEDRGRVAELEADLATARERVADLDDRIETLADLIEAETRLSDIEDERDRLEDRAAEHREEATTHRETAAEHESEAADLRERAAETREVAAEKREEAAEADDRVEELTTELETIAETRDRIDAVESRLDRVADRDDEIDRLREEATRIEEANDERRERLAEKRAGRDELREAVDEDAIEAARKNKRNAVEYLSDVDEELDRLAERRDDLQAEIGGVRNELEALETLRAERDALADRVEALDDLHEEAERLEAMYGDLRAELRQRNVETLERLLNETFDLVYGNDAYARLRLDGDYELSVVQKDGSELDPTQLSGGERALFNLSLRCAIYRLLAEGIDGAAPMPPLILDEPTVFLDAGHVSRLVDLVEEMRDLGVAQIVIVSHDEELVGAADDLVRVEKDPRTNRSTVSRSRPAVVTED; translated from the coding sequence GTGAGGTTCGATCGGATTCGCCTGCGGAACTTCCGGCCGTACGCCGACGCCGACCTCGACCTGCGCGACGGCGTGACGGTGATCCACGGGCTCAACGGGAGCGGCAAGTCGTCGCTGCTGGAGGCGTGTTTCTTCGCGCTCTACGGCTCGAAAGCGCTCCCGGGAACGCTCGACGAGGTGGTGACCAACGGCGCCGACGAGACGGAGATCGACCTGTGGTTCACCCACGACGGCGCGTCCTATCACGTCCACCGTCGTCTCCGACAGTCCGGGGACCGGACCTCGACTGCGGACTGTACCCTCGACGGCCCGGACGTGACCGTGGAGGGGGCTCGGGACGTCCGTGGCTTCGTCGCCGACCTGCTCCGCATGGACGCCGAGGCGTTCGTCAACTGTGCGTACGTTCGACAGGGAGAGGTAAACCAGCTCATCAACGCCTCGCCGGACCAACGACAGGACGTGATCGACGACCTCCTGCAGTTGGGGCGTCTGGAGGAGTACCGCGAACGCGCCGCGACCGCCCGGTTGGGAGTCGAGGACGTCCGCTCGGAAAAGCGGGGTGAACTCAGCAAGGTGGCGTCACAGATCGAGGCGAAGGAAGCCGAGAACCTCCACGGCCGACTCGACGACCTGGAGACCGATCTTTCGGACGTGAACGACCGCATCGACCGGTACGAGCAGCAACGCGAGAAGGCCGAGCGCACCAAAGACGAGGCGGAGGCGATCCTCGAGGAACACGAGACGAAACGGGAGCGCCTCGACGAGGTCGAGGCCGAGATCGAGGAGCTAGAGGCGTCGATCCGGGAGGCCGAGTCCGAACGCGAGACGCGTCGCGAGCGGATCCGCGAGGCCCGCGAGCGGATCGACGAACTCGAAGCGGCGATCGACGAGCGCCTCGACGCGGCGGGGCTCGACGGGGCGACGACCTCGGCGATCGAGCGGCGACGCGAAGAACTGACGGCGCGCGAGGAGTCCGTCCGCGAGGCGCGCACGGAGGCGAACGCGTCGGCGACGGGGCTGGACAACCAGGCGACGAACCTCGCGGAGAAGGCCGAGGATCTGATCGACCGCGCCGACCGCGCCGACGAGCGGGCCGCGGAGTCGCGCGAGGCGGCGCGGGCGGCCGAGGAGTCCGCCGAGGAACACGAGAGCCGGATCGAGGAGCTCGCTGCGGAGGAAGCCGACTTGGTCGCCGCGTTCGAGGACGCGCCGGTCGCACGCGGCGAGGCCGCGGACCGGCGTGCGGACCTCCGCGAGCGTCGCGCCGAGGCCCGGGAACGGGTCGCGGAACTCGACGCGACGCTCTCGTCGGTCCGGGAACGGGTCGCGGAGGCCGAGGAGTTGCTGGCGGCCGGGAAATGTCCGGAGTGTGGACAGCCGGTCGAGGACTCGCCACACGCCGACCGGATCGAGGAGGACCGCGGGCGGGTCGCGGAACTGGAGGCCGACCTGGCGACCGCCCGGGAGCGCGTCGCCGACCTCGACGACCGGATCGAGACCCTGGCCGACCTGATCGAGGCGGAGACGCGGCTGTCCGATATCGAGGACGAGCGCGATCGGCTCGAAGACCGCGCAGCGGAGCACCGTGAGGAGGCGACGACCCACCGCGAGACGGCCGCCGAACACGAGTCGGAGGCAGCCGACCTGCGAGAACGGGCGGCCGAGACCCGGGAGGTCGCGGCGGAGAAACGCGAGGAGGCGGCCGAGGCCGACGACCGGGTCGAGGAGCTGACGACCGAACTGGAGACCATCGCGGAGACGCGCGACCGGATCGACGCCGTCGAGTCGCGACTGGATCGCGTCGCGGACCGGGACGACGAGATCGACCGCCTCCGCGAGGAGGCGACGCGGATCGAGGAGGCGAACGACGAGCGCCGCGAGCGACTGGCCGAGAAGCGGGCGGGTCGTGACGAGTTGCGGGAGGCCGTCGACGAGGATGCCATCGAGGCGGCCCGGAAGAACAAGCGAAACGCCGTAGAGTATCTCTCGGACGTGGACGAGGAACTCGATCGGCTGGCCGAGCGGCGCGACGACCTCCAGGCAGAGATCGGCGGGGTTCGGAACGAACTGGAGGCACTGGAGACGCTTCGAGCGGAGCGAGACGCGCTCGCCGACCGTGTCGAGGCCCTCGACGACCTCCACGAGGAGGCCGAGCGTCTCGAAGCCATGTACGGCGACCTGCGGGCCGAACTCCGCCAGCGGAACGTCGAGACGCTCGAACGGCTGCTGAACGAGACGTTCGATCTGGTGTACGGCAACGACGCCTACGCCCGCCTGCGACTCGACGGCGACTACGAACTCTCGGTGGTCCAGAAGGACGGGAGCGAACTCGACCCGACCCAGCTATCCGGCGGGGAGCGAGCGCTGTTCAACCTCAGCCTGCGGTGTGCGATCTACCGGCTGCTGGCCGAGGGCATCGACGGTGCGGCGCCGATGCCGCCGCTCATCCTCGACGAACCCACCGTCTTCCTCGACGCCGGTCACGTCTCGCGGCTGGTGGACCTCGTCGAGGAGATGCGCGATCTGGGGGTGGCCCAGATCGTGATCGTCAGCCACGACGAGGAACTCGTCGGTGCGGCCGACGACCTCGTGCGCGTCGAGAAGGATCCCCGAACCAACCGATCGACGGTGTCGCGGTCGCGACCGGCGGTCGTCACCGAGGACTGA
- a CDS encoding DUF7331 family protein has translation MSDHVDAGRWDSTDERRPDHDGIDTVEAYEVEDGTVLYDAENPLAWVESSAAVPIHELA, from the coding sequence ATGTCCGACCACGTCGACGCAGGCCGGTGGGACAGTACTGACGAACGCCGTCCGGATCACGACGGAATCGACACCGTCGAGGCGTACGAAGTCGAAGACGGGACGGTGCTTTACGACGCCGAGAACCCGCTCGCGTGGGTCGAATCGTCGGCGGCGGTACCGATCCACGAACTCGCCTGA
- a CDS encoding DNA polymerase domain-containing protein, with protein MEQAELTGSWGTDDADRPEAEAVAVAGDVGQSVAEVVDAADLKFPDPEGTVDLAVTQVDYTIEGQGSDEYPVVHVFGRTPDGDAEHVRVLGFEPYFYAPTASLDDDDLDRDVITRTETGYESIRGEQLTKICTQTPRDVGQIRDEFDHFEADILFPNRLLIDKDIGGGVRVPVRRLESGAIQVPHDELVAVDPPETDLRVNTFDIEVDDRSGFPEDGEEPIVCLTSHDSHEDEYVAWLYDPGTGVTPPEALDEYQPFRDDIEADVRVFETEEAMLDSYVDYIERVTDPDVITGWNCLPGDARVLLADGTERVIRDVQVGDTVVGNEDQRTTVAEVTDKWKSEKPVLEFDLADGTSLRSSSEHRIMIGDDDSVDWKEGGDVEPGEYVLKPRKLTVEDETVPALSELVPIENQRFADTDAVRSFKETLPHGAVSDLADQFDLATGTLYHPRTDVWTPKRCSIAAEEFDVPLPDGGRTYRRTRADLDRQLTEREAYLAGLVLTDGTMSLDDGVRFYNTRTELHDQFADENELLPDGTGCYAQNVLDYAMLHAFNGLGIPFGDKNDGPVDLSTVYELPEEYIARFLAGVIDGDGNVSDSVTVAAENRSIGRWYAKLFRRLGVYAHQRENVVRIPDAERDLERLKETVLPHMCHSEKSRALSNLSGGTSGRTEDIPYALFEAESGSDARRIARDKHRRDIALKRHETTVEAWEEYVFVAVENVEQVGTETTYDIETTTHNFVADDCLVHNCDDFDAPYLIDRMEELQGPHHEYDLNPERLSRIDEVWRSDWGGPTIKGRVVFDLLYAYKRTQFTELESYRLDAVGEQELGAGKERYTGDIGDLWEEDPTRLLEYNLRDVELCVELDRKRDIISFWDEVRTFVGCKLEDAPTPGDAVDVYVLHKVHGNFALPSKGRADAEDYEGGAVFDPITGIKENVSVLDLKSLYPMCMVTINASPETKVDPEDYADDTYRAPNGTHFRKEPDGVIREMVDELLAEREQKKAERNDHDPDSQAYEQYDRQQQAVKVIMNCFTSDTDVLTPNGVRNIRDLEVGDDVYSIDPETMRMETKLVTETHAYPEYRGDLVDVETSKVDFSVTPNHRMLVRKDDTNGVSWDEFRFVEAGDLNESSHYELPHGWGFSHQDALGETMDVIDLVREHTDVDITLSDGGTKAAAKYGTPNVSDRVETDAFLEFLAWYITEGSLYEADTANYRVKIAQEEQTERERIANLVEQFVDYYYADDRSVSFSSRLWSALLGELCGRESETKRIPELVFEASREQKELFLDTLIAGDGDRQVNSWRYSTVSDQLRDDVLRLCAHLGLTASYNRDSGTWRIYCTENAKNSIRMHRSGGRSTADDGVYCVTVADNNTLLAGRNGKFQFVGNSLYGVLGWDRFRLYDREMGAAVTATGREVIEHTQSAANDVGYEVAYGDTDSVMLEIGEEAVAEEVPDEVREAHPDADESDLRQITGAIETGYELEESINDSYDEFALEELNAHEHRFQIEFEKLYRRFFQAGKKKRYAGHIVWKEGKHVDDIDITGFEYKRSDIAPITKAVQRRVIEMIVTGEDVDDVEEYVHDVIEDFEAGNVDLNDVGIPGGIGKRLTAYDTDTAQVRGAKYANHLLGTNFQRGSKPKRLYLKKVHPEFFRRLEAEEGFDPQSDALYGEFKRDPDVICFEYADQIPDAFEIDWDKMLEKTLKGPIARIIEALDLSWDEVKSGQRQTGLGQF; from the coding sequence ATGGAACAGGCGGAGCTCACCGGGTCCTGGGGGACCGACGACGCCGACAGACCGGAGGCGGAGGCCGTCGCCGTCGCCGGGGACGTCGGGCAGTCGGTCGCCGAAGTCGTCGACGCCGCGGACCTGAAGTTTCCCGACCCCGAGGGGACCGTCGACCTCGCGGTCACGCAGGTCGACTACACGATCGAGGGACAGGGGTCCGACGAGTACCCCGTCGTCCACGTGTTCGGGCGGACGCCCGACGGCGACGCCGAACACGTCCGCGTCCTCGGGTTCGAACCGTACTTCTACGCGCCGACGGCGAGTCTCGACGACGACGACCTGGACCGCGACGTGATCACGCGAACGGAGACCGGCTACGAGAGCATCCGCGGCGAGCAACTGACGAAGATCTGTACGCAGACGCCGCGGGACGTCGGGCAGATCCGCGACGAGTTCGACCACTTCGAGGCGGACATCCTCTTTCCGAACCGCCTGCTGATCGACAAGGACATCGGCGGGGGCGTTCGCGTCCCGGTCCGCAGGCTGGAGAGCGGGGCGATCCAGGTCCCCCACGACGAACTGGTCGCGGTCGATCCGCCCGAGACCGACCTCCGGGTGAACACGTTCGACATCGAGGTCGACGACCGCTCCGGCTTCCCCGAGGACGGCGAGGAGCCCATCGTCTGTCTCACCAGCCACGACTCCCACGAGGACGAGTACGTCGCGTGGCTGTACGATCCTGGTACGGGAGTGACACCACCGGAAGCGCTCGACGAGTACCAACCCTTCCGGGACGACATCGAAGCCGACGTGCGTGTTTTCGAGACTGAGGAGGCCATGCTGGACTCGTACGTCGACTACATCGAGCGCGTAACCGACCCGGACGTGATCACCGGCTGGAACTGTCTTCCCGGTGACGCTCGGGTTCTTTTGGCCGACGGCACGGAGCGAGTCATCCGAGACGTACAGGTCGGCGATACGGTCGTCGGCAACGAGGACCAACGGACGACCGTCGCGGAAGTGACCGACAAGTGGAAGAGTGAGAAGCCGGTCCTCGAGTTTGACCTCGCCGATGGGACGTCGCTTCGGTCGTCGAGCGAACATCGAATCATGATCGGCGACGACGACTCCGTCGACTGGAAAGAAGGCGGGGATGTCGAACCGGGGGAGTACGTTCTCAAACCCAGAAAGCTGACCGTCGAGGACGAGACCGTTCCGGCGCTTTCGGAGCTGGTTCCGATCGAAAACCAGCGATTCGCCGATACCGACGCCGTCAGGTCGTTCAAAGAGACGCTCCCGCACGGCGCGGTCTCCGACCTCGCGGACCAGTTCGACCTCGCGACGGGAACTCTCTACCACCCGAGGACGGACGTGTGGACGCCGAAGCGATGCTCGATCGCAGCCGAGGAGTTCGACGTCCCGCTTCCGGATGGGGGTCGGACGTATCGTCGTACCCGTGCCGATCTCGACAGACAACTCACCGAACGGGAGGCGTATCTCGCTGGACTCGTCCTGACGGACGGAACGATGTCGCTCGACGATGGAGTTCGGTTTTACAACACTCGAACGGAACTGCACGATCAGTTCGCCGATGAGAACGAGTTACTGCCCGACGGGACGGGTTGTTACGCGCAGAACGTCCTCGATTACGCGATGTTGCACGCGTTCAACGGCCTTGGAATCCCGTTCGGTGACAAAAACGACGGCCCTGTCGATCTCTCGACGGTGTACGAACTACCCGAGGAGTACATCGCCCGGTTCCTTGCGGGCGTCATCGATGGCGACGGCAACGTCTCAGACTCGGTTACGGTCGCAGCGGAAAACCGATCCATCGGCAGATGGTACGCCAAGCTGTTCCGACGACTCGGCGTCTACGCCCACCAGCGGGAGAACGTCGTTCGGATTCCCGATGCCGAGCGTGACCTCGAGCGACTGAAGGAAACCGTTCTCCCGCATATGTGTCACTCGGAGAAATCACGGGCACTTTCGAACCTCAGTGGGGGTACAAGCGGACGGACGGAAGACATCCCGTACGCCCTCTTCGAGGCCGAATCCGGCAGTGACGCTCGGCGTATCGCTCGGGACAAGCACCGGCGAGACATCGCGCTCAAGCGTCACGAAACGACCGTCGAGGCGTGGGAAGAGTACGTCTTCGTGGCCGTCGAGAACGTCGAACAGGTGGGGACCGAAACGACCTACGACATCGAGACAACCACACACAACTTCGTCGCCGACGACTGTCTCGTTCACAACTGTGACGACTTCGACGCGCCGTATCTCATCGACCGGATGGAGGAACTGCAGGGGCCCCACCACGAGTACGACCTGAACCCCGAACGACTCTCCCGGATCGACGAGGTGTGGCGCAGCGACTGGGGCGGCCCCACGATCAAAGGTCGGGTCGTCTTCGACCTCCTCTATGCCTACAAGCGCACGCAGTTCACCGAACTGGAGTCCTATCGCCTCGACGCGGTGGGCGAACAGGAACTCGGGGCGGGCAAGGAGCGGTACACCGGCGACATCGGCGACCTCTGGGAGGAGGACCCGACGCGGCTGCTGGAGTACAACCTCCGCGACGTGGAGCTCTGTGTCGAACTCGACCGCAAGCGCGACATCATCTCTTTCTGGGACGAGGTGCGGACGTTCGTCGGGTGCAAACTGGAGGACGCCCCCACGCCGGGCGACGCCGTCGACGTGTACGTCCTGCACAAGGTCCACGGGAACTTCGCGCTCCCCTCGAAAGGGCGGGCCGACGCCGAGGACTACGAGGGTGGCGCGGTGTTCGATCCGATCACCGGGATCAAGGAAAACGTAAGTGTTCTAGATTTGAAAAGTTTGTATCCCATGTGCATGGTGACCATCAACGCCTCCCCGGAGACGAAAGTCGACCCCGAGGACTACGCCGACGACACCTACCGCGCCCCCAACGGCACCCACTTCAGGAAGGAACCGGACGGCGTCATCCGGGAGATGGTCGACGAGTTGCTGGCGGAACGGGAACAAAAGAAGGCCGAGCGCAACGACCACGACCCCGACAGTCAGGCGTACGAGCAGTACGACCGACAGCAGCAAGCTGTCAAGGTTATTATGAACTGCTTCACGTCCGACACCGACGTGTTGACGCCCAACGGCGTCCGGAACATCCGAGACCTCGAAGTCGGCGACGACGTGTACTCGATCGACCCCGAGACGATGCGGATGGAGACCAAGCTGGTGACCGAGACGCACGCGTATCCGGAGTACCGGGGCGATCTCGTCGACGTCGAGACGAGCAAGGTCGACTTCAGCGTCACGCCGAACCACCGGATGCTCGTCCGGAAGGACGACACCAACGGCGTCTCGTGGGACGAGTTCCGGTTCGTCGAGGCCGGCGACCTGAACGAGTCGTCACACTACGAACTGCCTCACGGTTGGGGGTTCTCGCATCAGGATGCGCTTGGAGAGACGATGGACGTGATCGACCTTGTGCGCGAACACACGGATGTTGACATCACGCTATCCGACGGAGGGACGAAAGCCGCCGCGAAGTACGGAACGCCAAACGTTTCTGACCGTGTTGAGACTGATGCGTTCCTCGAATTCCTCGCTTGGTACATCACAGAGGGGAGTCTCTACGAGGCAGACACCGCAAACTATCGAGTGAAGATCGCACAGGAGGAGCAGACAGAACGTGAACGAATTGCAAACCTCGTGGAACAGTTCGTCGATTACTACTACGCCGACGATCGCTCGGTTAGCTTTTCGAGTCGCCTTTGGTCGGCGTTGCTAGGGGAACTGTGTGGCCGGGAGAGCGAAACCAAACGAATTCCTGAACTGGTATTTGAGGCTAGCCGCGAGCAAAAGGAACTATTTCTCGATACGCTCATCGCGGGCGACGGTGACCGTCAGGTGAACAGTTGGCGCTACTCAACGGTAAGTGACCAATTACGCGACGACGTGCTCCGCCTTTGTGCCCACCTGGGCTTGACCGCGAGCTACAACCGTGACAGCGGGACGTGGCGCATCTACTGCACCGAGAACGCCAAGAACAGTATCCGGATGCATCGCTCGGGCGGGCGAAGCACCGCCGACGACGGCGTCTACTGTGTTACTGTTGCGGACAATAATACGCTCCTCGCCGGTCGTAATGGGAAATTCCAATTCGTTGGTAATTCACTGTACGGCGTTCTCGGATGGGACCGCTTCCGCCTCTACGACCGCGAGATGGGCGCGGCCGTCACCGCCACCGGCCGCGAGGTCATCGAGCACACCCAGTCGGCCGCCAACGACGTGGGCTACGAGGTGGCCTACGGCGACACCGATTCAGTCATGTTAGAAATCGGAGAGGAAGCCGTTGCCGAGGAGGTTCCCGACGAGGTCCGGGAGGCCCACCCCGACGCCGACGAGTCGGATCTCCGACAGATCACTGGCGCCATCGAGACGGGCTACGAACTCGAGGAGAGCATCAACGACTCCTACGACGAGTTCGCACTGGAGGAACTCAACGCCCACGAGCACCGCTTCCAGATCGAGTTCGAGAAGCTCTACCGGCGGTTCTTCCAGGCGGGCAAGAAAAAGCGGTACGCGGGCCACATCGTCTGGAAGGAGGGCAAACACGTCGACGACATCGACATCACGGGCTTCGAGTACAAGCGCTCGGACATCGCACCCATCACCAAGGCGGTCCAGCGCCGCGTCATCGAGATGATCGTCACGGGCGAGGACGTCGACGACGTCGAGGAGTACGTCCACGACGTCATCGAGGACTTCGAGGCCGGAAACGTCGACCTGAACGACGTGGGCATCCCGGGTGGCATCGGGAAACGCCTGACGGCCTACGATACGGACACGGCACAGGTCAGGGGGGCGAAATACGCCAACCACCTCCTCGGCACCAACTTCCAGCGGGGGAGCAAGCCGAAGCGACTGTACCTGAAGAAGGTTCACCCCGAATTCTTCCGACGGCTGGAAGCGGAAGAGGGGTTCGACCCACAGAGCGACGCCCTCTACGGCGAGTTCAAGCGCGATCCGGACGTGATCTGTTTCGAGTACGCCGACCAGATCCCCGACGCCTTCGAGATCGACTGGGACAAGATGCTGGAAAAGACGCTCAAGGGACCGATCGCCCGAATCATCGAGGCGCTCGATCTCTCGTGGGACGAGGTGAAAAGCGGTCAGCGACAGACCGGACTCGGTCAGTTCTGA